A region of Gemmatimonadaceae bacterium DNA encodes the following proteins:
- a CDS encoding lyase produces MLLTLSLAAVTAVAPIASRRPAVDTITIREWSVPWDKTRPRDPYVAADGRIWFCGQAGNYIAVLDPRTGNFKRYELSENTNPHNLIIDKQGFIWYSGNVNAHIGKLDPRTGEITRFPMPDPAARDPHTLIFDKAGNIWFTVQNGAFVGHLDTKSGKVRLVKMEAGSRPYGIVMNSRDEPYFNLFGTNRIGTIDPKTMTPRTFALPNERARGRRIAITSNDDVWYVDYTRGFLGRLTPSTGAVHEYPSPGGPNSLPYALTVDDHDRLWYSENAPNRPNRIVGFDPRSGMFVPGIEVPSGGQTVRHMIFHRPTRSLWFGTDANTLARVTLP; encoded by the coding sequence ATGCTCCTCACCCTGAGCCTTGCCGCCGTGACGGCGGTCGCCCCCATCGCATCGCGACGGCCCGCCGTCGACACCATCACCATCCGTGAGTGGAGTGTGCCGTGGGACAAGACCCGCCCACGCGACCCCTACGTCGCCGCCGATGGACGTATCTGGTTCTGCGGCCAGGCCGGCAACTACATCGCCGTGCTCGATCCGCGCACCGGCAACTTCAAGCGCTACGAGCTGTCGGAGAATACCAACCCGCACAACCTGATCATCGACAAGCAGGGCTTCATCTGGTATTCGGGGAACGTGAACGCGCACATCGGCAAGCTCGACCCCAGGACCGGCGAGATCACCCGCTTCCCGATGCCCGATCCGGCGGCACGGGACCCGCACACGCTGATCTTCGACAAGGCAGGCAACATCTGGTTCACCGTGCAGAACGGCGCCTTCGTCGGCCACCTCGACACGAAGTCCGGCAAGGTGCGCCTCGTGAAGATGGAAGCCGGGTCGCGCCCCTACGGCATCGTCATGAACTCGCGCGATGAGCCGTACTTCAACCTGTTCGGGACCAACCGCATCGGCACCATCGATCCGAAGACGATGACGCCACGCACGTTCGCGCTGCCTAACGAACGCGCCCGCGGTCGACGCATCGCCATCACCTCCAACGACGACGTCTGGTACGTGGACTACACGCGGGGATTCCTCGGCAGGCTCACGCCGTCCACCGGCGCTGTGCACGAGTATCCCTCACCGGGAGGCCCGAACTCGCTGCCGTACGCGCTCACGGTCGACGACCACGACCGACTGTGGTATTCCGAGAACGCGCCCAACCGGCCGAATCGCATCGTGGGCTTCGACCCGCGCTCCGGCATGTTCGTGCCGGGCATCGAGGTGCCCAGCGGTGGACAAACGGTGCGACACATGATCTTTCATCGTCCCACGCGTTCGCTCTGGTTCGGCACCGACGCGAATACACTCGCCAGGGTCACTCTCCCGTGA
- a CDS encoding MOSC domain-containing protein gives MGRLEQIWIKRARQGPMDPVAEAHLDEGQGLAGNANRGGKRQVTIIEREVWERHMTALGGTLDPARRRANLMVSGCALAGSRGRVLRIGATRIAIRGETRPCEQMEEALAGLREVMSADWGGGAFGEVLSGGPIRAGDPVSLED, from the coding sequence ATGGGCCGGCTCGAACAGATCTGGATCAAGCGCGCCAGGCAGGGTCCGATGGACCCCGTGGCCGAGGCCCATCTCGATGAAGGGCAGGGGCTCGCCGGCAATGCCAACCGTGGTGGCAAGAGGCAGGTCACGATCATCGAGCGCGAAGTGTGGGAACGCCACATGACCGCGCTGGGTGGAACGCTGGATCCCGCACGCCGCCGCGCCAACCTCATGGTCAGCGGCTGTGCGCTCGCGGGCAGTCGAGGGCGCGTGCTGCGCATCGGCGCCACGCGCATCGCTATCCGCGGGGAGACGCGACCCTGCGAGCAGATGGAGGAGGCCCTCGCCGGACTGCGTGAGGTGATGTCCGCCGACTGGGGCGGCGGCGCCTTTGGCGAGGTCCTCAGCGGTGGCCCGATTCGCGCCGGGGATCCGGTGTCCCTCGAGGACTGA
- a CDS encoding DUF1569 domain-containing protein, protein MPTLWNPDDLAVAQRRLGTLTDAHQARWGRMSCAQMLRHLTWGVQMATGARPVPRLRTRLPLRFAPLRYLILNVLPFPRGAPTAPSLRVGEVGTVAEERAGLEAALAAFVAMDRRAPWSPHPAFGSMDGPAWGAFTWKHVDHHLRQFGA, encoded by the coding sequence ATGCCTACGCTCTGGAACCCCGACGACCTGGCGGTCGCCCAACGGCGGCTCGGCACGCTCACGGACGCCCACCAGGCTCGATGGGGGCGCATGAGCTGTGCGCAGATGCTGCGCCACCTCACATGGGGCGTGCAGATGGCCACCGGCGCACGGCCGGTTCCCCGACTCAGGACCCGGTTGCCGTTGCGATTCGCACCCCTCAGGTACCTGATCCTGAACGTGTTGCCGTTCCCGCGCGGGGCGCCGACGGCACCGTCGCTTCGCGTGGGGGAGGTTGGTACGGTGGCCGAGGAACGCGCGGGGCTCGAGGCGGCGCTCGCGGCGTTCGTCGCGATGGACCGCCGCGCGCCGTGGTCACCGCACCCCGCGTTCGGGTCGATGGACGGGCCAGCGTGGGGCGCCTTCACCTGGAAACACGTCGACCACCACCTGCGGCAGTTCGGTGCCTGA
- a CDS encoding CPBP family intramembrane metalloprotease yields MTGPFPYVGVSGLLYLVLFTIVVPVLAIRSARRMRDAPLPDRLAVFRSVLIQQLAILGVAWYVARTEWVPIYVAPDALLKALGLAGLATATLVLAFRPMWRRAVERGEARIQLLMPSTRVERILWLLVSLAAGIAEEVAYRGVLWVLLERLLGSSVAAAVIASLVFGVSHVLQGWRSAVVISFVALGMHGLVRATGSLLAPILVHVAYDMIAGLSYAALHRAHRQRVTTDPAWPIVR; encoded by the coding sequence GTGACGGGCCCGTTCCCGTATGTGGGCGTGTCCGGCCTGCTCTACCTGGTGCTGTTCACGATCGTGGTGCCCGTCCTGGCGATACGAAGCGCACGGCGCATGCGTGATGCGCCGCTGCCCGATCGCCTGGCCGTATTCCGTTCGGTCCTGATCCAGCAGCTGGCCATCCTTGGTGTGGCGTGGTACGTCGCCCGCACGGAATGGGTGCCGATCTACGTGGCGCCCGATGCGCTGCTCAAGGCGCTCGGACTCGCCGGCCTTGCGACCGCGACATTGGTGCTCGCCTTCCGACCCATGTGGCGTCGCGCGGTGGAACGCGGTGAGGCGAGGATCCAGCTGTTGATGCCATCCACGCGCGTCGAGCGGATCCTGTGGCTTCTGGTTTCGCTGGCCGCGGGCATCGCCGAGGAGGTGGCGTACCGGGGCGTGTTGTGGGTGCTGCTCGAGCGCCTGCTCGGGTCATCGGTCGCGGCCGCGGTCATTGCGTCGCTCGTGTTCGGCGTCAGCCATGTGCTGCAGGGGTGGCGCAGTGCGGTGGTGATCTCGTTCGTGGCCCTGGGGATGCACGGGCTCGTGCGCGCGACCGGCTCGCTGCTCGCGCCGATCCTCGTGCACGTGGCGTACGACATGATCGCCGGGTTGTCGTACGCCGCGCTGCATCGTGCGCACCGGCAGCGCGTCACCACGGATCCCGCGTGGCCCATCGTACGCTGA
- a CDS encoding ankyrin repeat domain-containing protein, with product MPPRSPSSGRKPGARLGAARFLDAARRWDAEVVAEALRAHPELANVTDRSGRTALHLCAAATVGKARRPVAASIRTARALRRAGAALDAVHRIPDQGEPFPATPLWHAIARGKNRTLARYLLREGASPDYCLWAVVWNDDVVMARHLHEHGANLDLIFHDETALLYATRLRRTRMVRWLLRHGANPNIGDAEGRTPLSYAVRRRYPVAEVEELLRHGADITLRARDGSCPQSLAESGRAGPLAQLLRKYAPADASAAQVA from the coding sequence ATGCCGCCTCGCTCCCCGTCGTCTGGTCGCAAACCCGGCGCGCGCCTCGGCGCCGCGCGATTCCTCGATGCGGCGCGCCGGTGGGACGCGGAGGTCGTGGCGGAGGCGCTTCGCGCGCACCCGGAGCTGGCGAACGTCACCGATCGCAGCGGCCGCACCGCGCTGCACCTCTGCGCGGCGGCCACCGTCGGCAAGGCGCGGCGGCCGGTGGCGGCCTCGATCCGCACAGCGCGTGCGCTGCGCCGTGCCGGTGCGGCGCTCGATGCCGTGCACCGCATCCCCGACCAGGGGGAGCCGTTTCCGGCGACGCCGCTCTGGCACGCCATCGCACGAGGAAAGAACCGCACCCTCGCCCGCTACCTGTTGCGCGAGGGCGCGAGCCCCGACTACTGCCTCTGGGCCGTCGTGTGGAACGATGACGTGGTCATGGCGAGGCATCTGCACGAACACGGAGCCAATCTCGACCTGATCTTCCACGACGAGACGGCGCTGCTCTATGCCACCCGGCTCCGCCGCACGCGCATGGTCAGGTGGCTCCTGCGTCACGGCGCGAACCCCAACATCGGGGATGCTGAAGGTCGCACGCCGCTGTCGTATGCCGTGCGCCGCCGATATCCGGTGGCCGAGGTCGAGGAGCTGCTGCGCCACGGGGCGGACATCACCCTTCGGGCCCGCGACGGATCCTGCCCGCAGTCGCTCGCCGAGTCGGGTCGCGCCGGGCCGCTGGCGCAGTTGCTGCGCAAGTACGCCCCAGCCGACGCATCGGCGGCGCAGGTGGCGTGA
- a CDS encoding YbjQ family protein: MLASNVTMSQVLDGHRIEETLGVVRGIVVRSRSVFGTIGAALQTIRGGNITLLTELCERARADAFAQMISHAEELGANAVICVRYDATEVMQGVSEVLCYGTAVRVRAT; this comes from the coding sequence ATGCTGGCCTCAAACGTCACGATGTCGCAGGTGCTCGACGGTCACCGCATCGAGGAGACGCTCGGCGTGGTACGCGGGATCGTGGTGCGGTCCCGATCCGTGTTCGGGACGATCGGCGCGGCGCTGCAGACGATCCGGGGCGGTAACATCACGCTGCTCACGGAGTTGTGCGAGCGAGCGCGAGCGGACGCGTTCGCGCAGATGATCTCGCACGCCGAGGAACTCGGGGCGAACGCGGTGATCTGTGTGCGCTACGACGCCACCGAGGTGATGCAGGGGGTCAGCGAAGTGCTGTGTTACGGCACGGCCGTGCGCGTGCGCGCCACCTGA
- a CDS encoding cupin domain-containing protein encodes MTSLPEPTDDDVLAALATGLQRCDPPTALRERVLRAGTPLPFTFLDREQGIWLPAPDASVAYREMYHDSRERFSTRLVRVAAGHDLPEAPIDGVRSAVVIEGGLTRGAEALGAGDLFDDAFGSAAWHSEGGALVLELATRDVDGAPAGAIRATSLGWGSMGPGIRARVALAGARELSIVDADAGAVLADHDHGGIEELFVLHGSCEVQGRRMRAGDYHRALPGSHHDITLAGADGCILVNSVRALD; translated from the coding sequence GTGACCTCTCTCCCGGAACCGACCGACGACGACGTCCTCGCCGCCTTGGCGACGGGCCTGCAGCGCTGCGACCCGCCGACGGCCCTGCGCGAGCGCGTGCTCAGAGCCGGGACGCCGCTGCCGTTCACGTTCCTCGATCGAGAGCAGGGCATCTGGCTACCGGCTCCTGATGCGTCGGTGGCCTATCGGGAGATGTATCACGACTCGCGCGAGCGCTTCTCAACGCGCCTCGTGCGCGTGGCCGCTGGCCACGACCTTCCCGAGGCACCGATCGACGGCGTGCGGAGCGCGGTTGTGATCGAAGGCGGGCTTACGCGCGGCGCGGAAGCGCTGGGCGCCGGCGACCTGTTCGACGATGCCTTCGGCAGTGCAGCCTGGCACAGCGAGGGCGGCGCACTGGTGCTCGAGCTTGCGACGCGCGACGTCGATGGTGCGCCAGCGGGTGCCATTCGCGCCACGTCTCTTGGCTGGGGTTCGATGGGTCCGGGCATCCGCGCGCGCGTGGCTCTCGCCGGAGCTCGCGAACTCTCCATTGTCGACGCGGACGCCGGGGCCGTGCTGGCCGACCACGATCACGGCGGCATCGAGGAACTGTTCGTGCTGCACGGCAGCTGCGAGGTGCAGGGTCGGCGGATGCGTGCGGGCGACTACCATCGGGCGCTCCCCGGATCGCACCACGACATCACGCTTGCTGGCGCGGACGGGTGTATCCTCGTCAACTCCGTGCGCGCCCTGGACTGA
- a CDS encoding DUF411 domain-containing protein, protein MFRLLAGLSLVAGTLAAASSARTTAPIANAPNAAATVMQVYKSPTCGCCKAWIDKMKAAGFEVRVTDLGEEALQAEKTKRGVGDNLASCHTAVVNGYVVEGHVPAADIQRMLREKPAIVGIAAPGMPRGSPGMEMPNGAKDPYDVVAFTKAGKTTVFARH, encoded by the coding sequence ATGTTCCGTCTCCTCGCAGGCCTGTCACTCGTTGCCGGCACGCTCGCGGCCGCATCGTCGGCGCGGACGACCGCCCCGATTGCCAACGCGCCGAATGCCGCGGCCACCGTCATGCAGGTGTACAAGTCACCGACATGCGGATGCTGCAAGGCATGGATCGACAAGATGAAAGCTGCCGGCTTCGAGGTGCGGGTGACCGACCTCGGGGAAGAGGCGCTCCAGGCAGAGAAGACAAAGCGTGGGGTGGGTGACAATCTTGCCTCCTGCCACACGGCGGTGGTGAACGGCTATGTGGTGGAGGGCCACGTTCCGGCGGCCGACATCCAGCGCATGCTCCGCGAGAAGCCGGCGATCGTCGGGATCGCGGCGCCGGGCATGCCGCGCGGGAGCCCGGGCATGGAGATGCCGAACGGCGCGAAGGATCCGTATGACGTCGTGGCATTCACCAAGGCAGGCAAGACCACCGTGTTCGCTCGCCACTAA
- a CDS encoding DUF4342 domain-containing protein yields the protein MEEIKVSGSKLKERIREILKEGNVRRIIVRNPKGRTLIDMPLTAGVAGAVLLPLWAAIGTIAALATDYTIAVERDPGTSVAK from the coding sequence ATGGAAGAGATCAAGGTATCGGGATCGAAGCTCAAGGAGCGTATCCGGGAGATCCTCAAGGAGGGCAACGTGCGGCGGATCATCGTGCGCAACCCGAAGGGGCGCACGTTGATCGACATGCCGCTCACCGCCGGCGTGGCCGGCGCGGTGCTTCTGCCGTTGTGGGCAGCGATCGGCACGATTGCCGCGCTGGCGACCGACTACACGATTGCCGTGGAGCGTGACCCGGGGACGTCGGTCGCGAAGTAG